Below is a genomic region from Astatotilapia calliptera chromosome 13, fAstCal1.2, whole genome shotgun sequence.
GATAAGGTTAAAGCTAATTCATGTATGTAAGCCAGTCTCACCATTTATCAACATAAGGAGGAGTCTAATAAATAGAAGTTAATAACTATTAATTTTCATGAAGTATTCCATGGtattgcatattttaatttacataATTATGAATTTTCACATAGATTTTTGTCTGAATTGCTGTGTTAATGCACTGTTACACATTTCTTGCAGTGCTGCAGTGGCATGTGTTGGGGCTTTTTATGAGAAGATGGGGAGGATGCTGGGAAGCTCCTTTCCAGATACCATCAATAATCTTTTAAAGGCATTAAAGAGTGCAGAGGTATGCCACGTGAGAGTAAAGAAACTAGGAGCAGGCACACTACAGTATAAGAACAGTAATGGAGGGATTGATTTGTAACGTCACTTTCTTCTATTTTATTGATGTAGTCACAAGGTAGAGGAGAGATCCTTCTGAGTCTGCAGAAGGTGCTCAGCGGACTGGGTGGAGCTGCAGCTTCTTGTCACAGAGACATCTACAAGAATGCTCGCTCTCTGCTTACAGACAGGTCCATGGCTGTACGCTGTGCAGTAGCAAAGGTTGgtctcacaaaaacacagttaagatttttaaatgtgtcaacTATCTTGCGCTTCTTTGTGGGGATTTTGTGGGCTGCTGGGGCCTTCCATATCATAAAGTTAAAAGCTACATAGAAGACACACAGAGTAATCTTCAAACTCTTTCTCCCAAAACAGTTAAACTTGGTTTTTGATCTTAAGTTGTTAAGGCCCATCTGAGGAGCGTTATGCAAGGCTTCATTCTCAGTTTCACTCATAAAAGTAAAGGTACCGCATGATTACTTGTGACCACTGTTTTCAGTACGATCTAATTTTCCCTTTATGACACAAGTACAGCAATTGTGTGTCAGAATGAGTGCAGACTGTTTGTAAAGGGAAGAAACCACTGACTTAAATGCTTTTGCTGTGTCACGTATGTCGACCGCATACACTGTTTCAATTTCCGTTTAGAAAGCGTACAAGTTACTGTGTGTATTGTAGCATTATGTGCACATAAGCCTCTGAATTCATGTCATGAAGTAGATATTACCAGTACACACATTATATGAAAAGTAATGATAGCGtcccatttttttcctccttgccTGATCAGTGCCTGTTGGAGCTACAAAATGAGGCCGTATTCATGTGGACCACTGAACTGGAGAACGTCGCTACTTTGTGTTTCAAGGCCTTGGAAGGGTCTAACTATGGCGTTCGGGTAGCCGTAGCGAAACTGCTGGGGACGGTTATGGCCACGGCCCTGATGCCCAAACAAGCAGCTGGTAGGTTACAGAGtggatttgtgttgtttttagagTAGCTCACTGCTTCTGTTCTTTATCacgttctttttttaaacgtgGTGTTCTCGCAGTGATGCGTCAGAATGTAAAGCGAGCCACTCTGGAGGAGGTGCTGGAGCTCATGGCCACAGGCTTTCTGCGCGGTGGATCTGGCTTCCTGAAGAGCGGAGGAGAGATGTTGAAGGGGGGAGGCTCTGTCAGCAGGGAGGTGCGGGTGGGCGTCACACAGGTGAGGTGAACTctcaaacatattaaaaaaatgaacccGATCCATCTGACTCATCCACCTCATGCGTGTTTTTCGTTAATTTCTTCTTAGGCATACGTTGTGTTTGTGACAACACTTGGCGGTCAGTGGCTTGAGCGCAACTTTGCCACGTTCCTGTCGCACGTGTTGGACCTAGTGTCTCACCCTCGGGCCACGCAGACTCACGTTGAGGCTGTGTACTCGCGCCGCTGCGTTTCCTTCATGCTGCGCGCCACCTTGGGGGGCTTGCTTGGAGAGAAAGCACAAATCGCAGCCGGCAAAGAAATCTGCCAAGCCATCAGCAAGCAAATGAGGGCTGTGGGTAAGGAGGATGGGGGGGAAATATCACGGTTCAGAGCATTACAGAGTAAGTACTCATCCATTATTATCACCTTTTAATTCGCTCCTCATTCAGTTTTGAAATCTGTTGCATGGCTTGTGCTTATGTTGTGTGCAGAGACcgcttctctttttcttttatttctctgctTTTCCTTCTGCTTTCTCCCTGTGAGGTTACTTTCCTCTTTCTTCATATCCCCTTTTCACCACAAGTAGTATCATAATGTCAGTAAGATCATCCATTACCTGCGCAGCATATTAAGTACTCATGCTTGCATTATTGCATAGCCTTTATGGCTTTTTTGCCTGTGAATTCACATTTTGTTATTGCCTTATAAACCCTAAAGAGCAGTTAGCGTAACCTTTTCTGGCATCTAGCATCTGGCATGCACCAGCAGAAAAACTGCACGTGCCACTAAATGCAAAGACACACGACAGGATGATGCCATTACATCTAAGAGAACAAGACACAgtgttttgcattattttatttatttttttcgcTTTTGATCATCacaaaattattttcaaaatcACCCATACGTCGTTCACAAAGGATGTTTCTTACTCTGATTTGCTTTGCAACCTTTAAACCGATGTACGTTTCAGAACTTCTTGGTGTTAAGACAGAATTTCTAAAAATGTTGGATTCTTCTGGGTTCTTTGTTGTTCACTCTGTACttgctgctgtatttttttccatctAGTTGGATATGTGAGACTTCTTGAAATGGGACTTTGAGAAATGTCTAAGCTAAACATAAGTGGGAAAATGTTACCGGGAGCCATGATAGAAGTAGGACATCTAGTATATGTGTTTACATTTACACTAAAGTCCGAATGAAATGCCACAGTTCAAGAAGCATCTTCATATACTCTCTTCCTCAAGTCGTTTTATTGACCTTTTTTCTACATATGATCTGTCTTGACTGTTGTCTTTCAAGAGCTCAGAGGATTTTAGTTCCCGGTAGATGATCagctattcatttttttttcttttttcacaattATAGccatcatttcctgtttttatttatttctttttgaatgGGGGGAGACAAATCCTCAGAGCTCTTGGAGTACATTGAAGTGTGCTCTTCTGTGTTTTAATGTAGCGGTTCTGTAGTTTAATGTCGTTAGTTAAATATATGACAACAGTGCATGGCCTAATGGGGTCTGTTGTGTTATTAGAAGCTACGGTACGCACCTGTCAGTCACAACATTAAAATCAGTGTAGGTGACAACAATAAAAATCATTATTTTGCCTTAATGTTACTTGTCGAGTTGTAGCAGGAAGTCAAGTTGTTGGAAGCTGTAAAGATGTGACTTTTTTGATGTCTAAGCAACTGGATCAGATTATCTATAAAATATCAGGTTTGGGGATTGTTTCTGGTAGTTAGTTGCTACCAAAAGTGGTATAAGTAATGAACTGGCAATAGGGTCACAGGGGCACTATACTCCACACTTTGCACGTGGTCCTGTCTGTTCTTGAAAGCACCTACAGCAGAAAGAAATCccattttcttttacatcttGTGTGATGTTtaccagagagagaggggggatcAGCATGATACACAGTAGAGTTTAAGCAATTTGATTCTCTGATTTTCTGCAGGAAAATAGCTTTAATCTGATTCTAACTAGCCGCAGACAATTTACACCTCTTTATGGAAACACTATTCCCCGATGGTGCTGGCTTTCTTTTCTGCAGCATAGTGCACCCGCCACCGCATATTGTTCAGGAATGGTCTGAGAAACATTACAAAGAGTTCAAGATCggaaaaacaaatcagatgTAAGGAGGCCCCACCTTGCAACTTCCTACACAATATcgggttttaatgttgtggctgattagTGTAAATTATACTAATAACATTAGTGATTTATACTTATTATGGACACAAAGCATCTTTTCTTTGATATAAATCTTTTTCATCAATGATGCACACATTATAAATTAGTGTGTTCTGAATATTATTGAGTATTCAAAATACGAACTTAAGTGATAACccagaaaatgttcatgctgaCAGATCGCTTTGCTCGCTTCTCTTCCTgaaatttgtgttttcagaGGCAGTAGTGAATGATATCAGTGGGGAGAACAAAGCAGGGGCAGGTGATGTCTCTGCCAGCCAGCATGTTATGGTGTGTGCTTTAAAAGAGCTGGGCAGTTTGGTTCAGAGTTTGAGTGCCACAGCTTCACCACTCATCCAGGAGCCTTCTGTAGGTAAGATAAACAGAATACAAAACAGGATATTCACTGTTGTCACTCTCGGGTTTCTGGTAACACAAGCTCATGTGACATAAATCCTAATTTAAAATAAGGCTGAAATCCTTAAATAACTTATTCCACATCCACTTCTTCAGGACTCCTTGAAACCGTGACCTCAGTGCTGCTGCACCCAAGCATGGCAGCACGTTTGGCAGCTGCATGGTGCTTGCGTTGCGTCGCCGTTGCGCTACCCTATCAGCTCACCCCTCTGCTGGACCGCTGTGCTGAGAGaatcaacaacctgaagagtTCGCCTGAGGCTGTAAGCGGCTACAGCTTTGCGATGGCTGCTCTGCTGGGAGGCGTGCACCAGTGTCCACTGGGTATCCCCCACACCAAGGGCAAGGTGTGTAGCTTCAGAATTTGGCCTTAGTGGTTCTTTCATATGTATGTCAGACTTGATTGACTAGCCTCGCTGTTCTTGTAGTTGGTGGTGAGTATAGCTGAAGACCTTCTGCGAACAGCTGCTCAGAACAGCCGTCTGTCCCTGCAGCGCACGCAGGCTGGATGGCTTCTGCTGGGAGCCCTGATGACTTTGGGTGAGCCTCAAAGACACTTCCTGATTTTGGAGTTTTTCAGAAATCGTCTCTTTCTCCCACCACCTTTGTGACCACATTGTGTTCATTTGTGTTCCCAGGTCCCTCCCTTGTGCGCTATCATCTCcccaaaatgctgctgctgtggaggaACGTGTTTCCTCGCTCCCAGAAGGAGCTGGAAGCCGAAAAAGCCAGAGGAGACTCCTTCACCTGGCAGGTCACCCTGGAGGGCAGAGCTGGAGCACTGTGTGGTAAAGGCTTGCACCTCCACAGTGTGCACGCCCTAAAATGTTACGAGACGCAGTGTTGACtaaaactgttccttttcttttataGCCATGCGTAGCTTCGTGGCCCACTGCCCCGAGCTTCTCACAGAAGACGTAATCCGCAGGCTGATGACTCCTATCGAATGTGCCATGACTATGATGTCTCAGTGAGTgtggtggttttttttgtgtaattttctcTTAAATgtctgactttttattttattttttttgtgtgtttttcgaCTGCATGTCTAATGATTGTAACattttgacttttctcagtgtcCCTGCCATCATTAAGGTACATGGAGCCCACCTGAAAGCAAGTGCAGCTATGGTGAGGCTCCGGTTGTACGACATCTTGGCTCTCTTGCCTCCAAAAACTTACGAAGGTAAATCAGTCACTTGTGCATTAGCTTTCACATAAGTTGAGGAGAGGTGTTTTAAAATGGGTAATCCTCTCGTACAGGCAGCTTCAATGCTCTCCTGAGAGAACTGGTAGCAGAGTTTACTTTGACCGACAACTCGGCCAACACTACCACGTCTTTGCTGCGCTCTCTGTGTCACTATGACGACAGCGTGCTCATGGGCTCGTGGCTACAGGAGACCGACCACAAGTCCATAGAGGATCAGGTTAGTTGGTAAAAGACCGTTCTAGTAACCCAGCTCTTATTTGAAGATGCTTTATGTATGTGATTTGGATTAGTCATCACTATCTCtcgttaaatgttaaatataagTTTGGCCTTTTGGTGTTTCTGTGTCGTTACCTGCGAAACAGTTGCAGCCCAACAGCGCGTCTGGCAGCGGAGCTCTGGAGCACGATCCCTCGTCGATCTACCTGCGCGTCCCCGTAGGCGAGGCCATCCCAGGACCTCTCCCTTTGGGTGTGTCGGTTATCGATGCTTCAGTGGCTCTGTTTGGTGTGGTGTTCCCTCATGTCTCCTTCAAACACAGGCAAGGCGCTCTCTCTTATTGTGGTGACTTGATGTGGTTCTGCATCATgttaacattatttttattttcttgtcccGCAGCTGCTCTCATTATTTtccttatatatttatattcactGCATTGTTGCTGAGCTGGTTTTTATTAACATactgtgttttaactgatggGTATGATTCAGGCTGCAGATGTTAGACCACTTTGCAGAATGCATAAAGCAGGCTAAAGGAGTTCGACAGCAAGCCGTCCAACTCAACATCTTTACTGCAGTCCTTTCTGCCCTCAAGGTAAGAAAAAAAGCTCTATATCCTCTTAAATGGGAAGGTAATTTAGGTAATAGCTACAGTGAGAAATAATGTTTCTCTTTCGCTTTAACTGTAGGGTTTGGCTGAGAATAAGAGCACTCTTGGGCCTGAGGAGGTGCGTAAATCAGCTCTGGCCCTGGTGATGGGAGCTTTGGACAACCCTAATCCCATCCTGCGCTGTGCTGCTGGAGAGGCCCTGGGGAGGATGGCTCAGGTGGTCGGAGAGGCAACCTTCATTGCCAGAATGGCGCAGACCAGTTTTGATAAGTGAGCATATCATGTCTCcaatttctgtttctttgctttttgtgtCCAACATTATGGTTTCAAATCATCTTTGTTGTTCACACAGAATATTTAAGAAAGGCCTTAAGaaaatttcttcatattttacaCCAGTGTTCACTTTCATTGACTGATTGATTTGTTTGATTCATGAGGATGAATTTGATAGCAtttggaggtcaaaggtcaagcccAAAGAGCTTACTTTTGGCCATAACTCAAGAATTCATACACCAATAAAAACGATACAAGTGTCTAACAGGATAAAAATGATGAATTGataacattttctgtttaaaatggTCTGTGGTTAACATTACCATGACAACCTAGTGATCTGTAGAAACACTTTGGACAGAAGGAGAGATTTGAGCGCCAGATTTAGTCTTCTGAGGTGCCAGGTTTGAAAAGTGTGGATTTTTGCAATAACATAAATATTGAAAACATTGTCTACAGTGCACAATGTTGTGATCAGAATAACCTGTATTTACCTTAcattaataaatgtttttaagaaTACAGTGATTTTAGGTGTAAAAAATATTAGTCTATCACTACATATCTTGAATGAGCCTGGACAGACAAGGATGTAAACTGCACCTTGACGTTTAGTGGGACGGACAGAGAGTCATTTTATACCTGAttgcacaaaataaacattctcactacattttcagaatgtCTCTTTTTGGAAAGTTATAGTTTGTGTTTCATTGTTGTTCATCTGTCTTGAAGTTGATCTCTCATACTTTGTATCTGTCTCTACTCACGTGATGCATGTCTTTGTTTTGCTCTGTTTACAGGCTGAAGTCAGCTCGTGATGTAGTTTCAAGGACGGGCCATTCACTGGCTCTCGGCTGTCTGCATCGATATGTTGGAGGAATTGGCTCTGGCCAGCACTTAAAGACCAGTGTCAGCATCTTGTTGGCTCTAGCCCAGGATGGCTCTTCACATGAAGTCCAGGTGCAGTCAATTATTTATTAGAAGTACATTTTTATATTCACTcataattaaattacattttgattggttttcttttctgttaaatGTTATGTCTAAACCTAGTTTTGATGCATCCCTGTCTTTTTCTTCAATTCTGGTCTGGCCCACTCTAAATTAATTcaatctgtgtttttgtcttcacCAGACTTGGGCTCTGCACTCTCTGGCTCTAATTGTGGATTCAAGTGGTCCCATGTACAGAGGCTATGTGGAGCCTACACTGTCTCTGGTGCTCACCCTGCTCCTCACTGTGCCCCCGTCTCACACAGAGGTTCACCAGTGTCTGGGCCGCTGCCTGGGAGCTCTAATCACTACTGTGGGACCAGAGTTGCAGGGTAACTGTGGCACAACCAGATTACAAACATCATTAACCATAGTATTTTTTtagccagcaggtggcagtgtaACCGGTTTTGATCCTTTGCAGGCTACTGAAGTATATGTCTTTAAGTACAATGTTTCTTTGTGCTGGTCTTGCTAGGAAATGGAGCCACTATTTCCACCATCCGCTCGTCCTGCCTGGTTGGTTGTGCCATAATGCAGGACCACTCAGACTCTCTTGTGCAGGCAGCTGCTATCTCATGTTTGCAGCAGCTGCATATGTTTGCTCCACGACACGTTAACCTGTCCAGCTTGGTGCCGTGTctctgtgtaagacataaatactTTTAGAGTACGTATGTGATAGTTAGAGTTTGTGTCAGTCTGAATGTTGATTTCCTGCTGTGAACTGGGGTTCCCATAGGTGCACCTGTGCAGCTCTCACCTGTTGCTGCGTCGTGCTGCAGTGGCCTGCCTGAGACAGCTTGctcagagagaagctgcagaggtcTGCGAGTACGCCATGAGCCTGGCAAAGAGAGCAGGAGACAGCAAAGACAGCACTGCAATCAGTCAGTACACGGTCAAAACTTGATTCGAGCATTCTGTTTGAATAATTCCCCTTAATGCAACCTGGATCCTAATGCCTTAACTTGCTCTGGTTCAGATCTAAACATCACAGAGACTGGTCTGGAGGGTGTTCTGTTTGGCATGCTGGATCGGGAGACGGACAGGAAGCTATGCTCAGACATCCATGACACACTCGGCCACATGCTGTCGTCTTTGGCCGTAGAAAAACTTTCCCATTGGCTGAAACTCTGCAAGGATGTTCTTGCAGCAACTACAGGTAAGTCTACaaaacagcaaattcaaaaatcATCTTTTATAAATCTTTCACCACAAATGTGCCCGTGTCCTCTTTCAGATGTAGGGGGCGCTGTTGTGTTTGAGGTGCAAAAGGACGAGGAAGACTCGGAGAAAAAAGACGAGATGGACGATGACACAATGTTCACGGGTCTGGGCGAAGACGACAAATCGAAGCCATCTGTGGCGCCGCGCTGGGTCACACGGGTGTTTGCAGCAGACTGTTTGTGCCGCATCATCCTGCTGTGTGAGAATgcagacaaaacacactttGACCTGGCAGCTGCTCGTTCGGCGCAGGCCAAGAATGTGAAAGGTACCATTCACTGTGCTGCCAGAATAGACTACTGCAGAGTTCACTTAAAGAATTGTGATTGATTAATGCCACTTTTACTGTGCGACAGGAAATTGCTTATTCACATGCTTTCATTTAAAGATGGAACAAAGCTAGAGGTTCAGAGGGTTTTGTTCACTGTGGTAAATATAGGAGACAATATTTATGTAAGCTTTGCTGTATAATAAGGAGCTATTCTACAGGCTTGCCTGTAAtagcacattgtactgactttgcAGCTCTGAAACCAGCTAAGCCAAATTGAGTGACTGGGATTCAGTGGATGGTTGGTCTGCATGACGGCATGTCCAACTAATCCCTCAAAAGGTGCCCTTCAGTTAAAAGTCAATTAAATCTCAGCCCCAAATTTAATGTGGGGTTTCTTTCTGGTCGCTGCAGGCACACGCTGAAACTCCAAAAGTGTTTCCTCTTGAAGAAAGTATTAAAGCAGAGAGTCTGAAGAAAGCACTGGTTATAGCTTCTTGCTGAAGTGTAACACATCATCAAAGGATTAATAAATCAAATACTAAACAATGACTGGAAAAATCATTATTGTAGCTGCTCCCGGAGTTCATATTCCTTCCAGTGTTTATAATTAGGTTCGTATTTCTCACATAgtccttgttgttttttcatccATCTCTGCCCGTTCAGGAGATCTGCTGGTGCTCCATTTATCTGACCTCATCCGCATGGCTTTCATGGCAGCCACAGACCACAGCAACCAGC
It encodes:
- the heatr5b gene encoding HEAT repeat-containing protein 5B isoform X3; amino-acid sequence: MELAHSLLLNEDALAQITEAKRPVFIFEWLRFLDKVLVAANKVDVKEKQKKLVEQLTGLISSAPGPPTRKLLAKNLATLYSIGDTFTVFQTLDKCNDIIKSKDDTPAYLPTKLAAVACVGAFYEKMGRMLGSSFPDTINNLLKALKSAESQGRGEILLSLQKVLSGLGGAAASCHRDIYKNARSLLTDRSMAVRCAVAKCLLELQNEAVFMWTTELENVATLCFKALEGSNYGVRVAVAKLLGTVMATALMPKQAAVMRQNVKRATLEEVLELMATGFLRGGSGFLKSGGEMLKGGGSVSREVRVGVTQAYVVFVTTLGGQWLERNFATFLSHVLDLVSHPRATQTHVEAVYSRRCVSFMLRATLGGLLGEKAQIAAGKEICQAISKQMRAVEAVVNDISGENKAGAGDVSASQHVMVCALKELGSLVQSLSATASPLIQEPSVGLLETVTSVLLHPSMAARLAAAWCLRCVAVALPYQLTPLLDRCAERINNLKSSPEAVSGYSFAMAALLGGVHQCPLGIPHTKGKLVVSIAEDLLRTAAQNSRLSLQRTQAGWLLLGALMTLGPSLVRYHLPKMLLLWRNVFPRSQKELEAEKARGDSFTWQVTLEGRAGALCAMRSFVAHCPELLTEDVIRRLMTPIECAMTMMSHVPAIIKVHGAHLKASAAMVRLRLYDILALLPPKTYEGSFNALLRELVAEFTLTDNSANTTTSLLRSLCHYDDSVLMGSWLQETDHKSIEDQLQPNSASGSGALEHDPSSIYLRVPVGEAIPGPLPLGVSVIDASVALFGVVFPHVSFKHRLQMLDHFAECIKQAKGVRQQAVQLNIFTAVLSALKGLAENKSTLGPEEVRKSALALVMGALDNPNPILRCAAGEALGRMAQVVGEATFIARMAQTSFDKLKSARDVVSRTGHSLALGCLHRYVGGIGSGQHLKTSVSILLALAQDGSSHEVQTWALHSLALIVDSSGPMYRGYVEPTLSLVLTLLLTVPPSHTEVHQCLGRCLGALITTVGPELQGNGATISTIRSSCLVGCAIMQDHSDSLVQAAAISCLQQLHMFAPRHVNLSSLVPCLCVHLCSSHLLLRRAAVACLRQLAQREAAEVCEYAMSLAKRAGDSKDSTAINLNITETGLEGVLFGMLDRETDRKLCSDIHDTLGHMLSSLAVEKLSHWLKLCKDVLAATTDVGGAVVFEVQKDEEDSEKKDEMDDDTMFTGLGEDDKSKPSVAPRWVTRVFAADCLCRIILLCENADKTHFDLAAARSAQAKNVKGDLLVLHLSDLIRMAFMAATDHSNQLRMAGLQALEDIIKKFASVPEPEFPGHVILEQYQANVGAALRPAFSPDTPSDITAKACQVCSTWIGSGVVSDLNDLRRVHNLLVSSLDKVQAGKGSSSQLYSESATTMEKLAVLKAWAEVYVVAMKIKKEAESKPAKPVRSGDDDEDEEDLGTDVLPPDSLITLVQPELPSLSRLWLAMLRDYALLTLPAEFSSQLPPDGGAFYTPETIDTARLHYRSSWAPVLHAVALWLNSTGFGAGVGQEEVSSAPSKPPGLPQGGSTTIKTFEESVKDRMHLMLGVSIEFLCFPRPEEPIEHVMSCLRALCTLLETPCAKTHIADDQLLAVELLNVLHRLLLTRDPPAVQLQVTAVVQETIRAAHDHLQRQKTAKGKEEDGEKDSQASLGEGGDTGELVPGKSLVFAAMELLVFILVRHLPQLNTRVKESPSHVPLRPQRLPEKSARLVANAVSILAELPSLCSPAGSMTILPTVLFLVTGVLKETAVKTPDNSVPVPVAAALQSIKTIFTSPIARMESVQTQWTSLVRSSLASVLEYSQPDESRPDMDEVSMLTAITLFLLSASSELVGVTVLQKGCMDHFRNALNSSDPWVQARCYQLLLSVFQHSSRALSTPYIHALAPLMVEKLKAVERSRPGTAAELQAVQEGIRVLENLVGMGEDQNRVQLLALLVPTLVSYLLDENSISSAPQVSKGLHEFALQNLMRIGPLYPAAFKIVIGAAPELKTRLESAIRANQASSKAKAAARQAQPAVQAAPTIKLKTSFF